A stretch of the Thermodesulfobacteriota bacterium genome encodes the following:
- a CDS encoding OmcA/MtrC family decaheme c-type cytochrome has product NCTKCHTGGTQSDNFKTEPSRAACGSCHDDVNFESGENHGGGIQLSDNNCNGCHLPSTDKEFDLSVVGTHTIPLKSAQVPGVNFEIVSVESADMMSDTVAPGERPKVTFSIKTDSGETIPPSDLNFLRLTLAGSTIEYFIQDYNDDGLPIPGDPLSPWTPGAEDYKQEDPRQSAVGPDASGNFTYTFTAKIPTDATGTYTVGIEGYKCATVEGASQRKGGTNCDGTRDPNGNGTEDPGEAFNQVRDAGHNVIFDFPVTDSEAVPRRMAVDSSTKCINCHGVFSKDFSIHGGIRNDTVYCVLCHNPSHDTLSRQIPPIGEPTITNSVAFRIMIHKIHTGEDLTNKPYFLYSPPGGMFPNQFERPTDFSEIRFPGDRRDCEACHLPSTYILNPGQGILGGKVLPSTNHEFEREESSKTITETFFTEPVISVCTACHDSLVVNEAGDALAGEGHPGGAQPEGACIECHGVGEFLGVKEVHLPGLPPETRIERPN; this is encoded by the coding sequence AACTGCACTAAGTGTCATACGGGAGGAACACAGAGCGACAACTTCAAGACTGAACCATCGAGGGCTGCCTGTGGCTCCTGCCATGACGATGTAAACTTTGAAAGCGGAGAGAATCATGGCGGAGGGATACAGCTTAGTGATAATAATTGCAACGGTTGCCATCTCCCATCTACAGATAAAGAGTTTGACCTCTCGGTTGTCGGAACTCACACAATTCCCCTGAAATCGGCCCAGGTTCCGGGAGTAAACTTTGAGATTGTGAGCGTCGAAAGTGCAGATATGATGTCAGATACTGTAGCACCTGGAGAACGGCCTAAGGTGACCTTTAGTATTAAAACCGATTCAGGAGAGACTATTCCACCATCTGATCTGAACTTCCTGAGACTCACCCTTGCTGGGTCAACAATCGAGTATTTTATCCAAGACTATAACGACGACGGGTTACCTATACCCGGAGACCCCTTGAGCCCGTGGACTCCTGGGGCGGAGGATTATAAACAGGAAGACCCAAGGCAAAGTGCCGTAGGACCGGATGCGTCCGGTAATTTTACTTATACTTTTACAGCCAAGATTCCGACCGATGCGACTGGCACCTATACCGTGGGGATAGAAGGGTATAAGTGTGCTACAGTTGAGGGTGCCAGCCAAAGAAAAGGAGGGACAAATTGTGATGGTACAAGGGATCCCAATGGAAACGGCACGGAGGATCCTGGTGAGGCCTTTAACCAGGTTCGTGACGCAGGACACAATGTAATTTTCGACTTTCCTGTTACAGATTCCGAAGCTGTCCCACGGCGAATGGCAGTTGATTCGTCGACAAAGTGTATCAACTGCCACGGCGTATTTTCAAAGGACTTCAGCATTCACGGTGGCATCAGAAACGATACCGTATACTGTGTTCTCTGCCACAACCCTTCGCATGACACATTAAGCAGACAAATTCCACCTATCGGGGAACCAACTATCACCAACTCTGTTGCTTTTAGGATCATGATCCATAAAATCCATACAGGAGAGGATCTGACTAATAAGCCATACTTCCTTTATTCTCCCCCTGGAGGGATGTTCCCTAACCAGTTTGAGAGACCTACTGACTTTAGTGAGATCCGCTTCCCGGGTGACAGGAGGGATTGTGAGGCGTGTCATTTGCCTAGTACATACATCTTAAACCCCGGTCAAGGTATCTTAGGTGGGAAGGTCTTACCTTCTACCAACCATGAGTTCGAAAGGGAAGAATCATCCAAAACGATCACAGAGACATTCTTTACTGAGCCAGTTATCTCGGTTTGTACGGCTTGTCATGACAGCCTTGTTGTAAACGAAGCTGGGGATGCACTTGCTGGAGAGGGCCATCCTGGCGGGGCTCAACCGGAGGGTGCCTGTATAGAGTGTCACGGTGTGGGTGAGTTCCTTGGCGTGAAAGAAGTCCATTTGCCCGGTCTTCCACCGGAGACGCGTATTGAGCGTCCGAACTAG
- a CDS encoding cytochrome c3 family protein — MKNKFILIIILIFLAFYGCRKQERDIEWGWKQDKPVTPQKHFSHKLHENVLSEEGLDCEACHPVGFVIEEKEEEKRAEISGKSLIPGKETCHFCHFNPQAGSIAPNSCDTCHVDMRGITPANHNFNWSVKHAVFAKADANSCNTCHSPRFCEDCHKRRDLPTLRVHDRNFRFIHGIEARANPRECGNCHELKSFCDQCHIRGGYDR; from the coding sequence ATGAAAAATAAATTTATCTTAATTATCATTTTGATTTTTTTAGCATTCTATGGTTGCCGGAAGCAGGAGCGAGACATCGAGTGGGGGTGGAAACAAGACAAGCCGGTAACACCTCAGAAGCATTTTTCTCATAAATTGCATGAGAACGTGCTGAGCGAAGAGGGACTTGACTGTGAAGCATGTCATCCAGTTGGTTTTGTAATTGAGGAGAAAGAAGAAGAGAAAAGGGCTGAAATTTCGGGCAAATCCCTAATACCGGGGAAAGAAACATGTCATTTTTGTCATTTTAATCCTCAGGCAGGTAGTATCGCACCGAATAGTTGTGACACTTGCCATGTCGATATGCGCGGTATAACACCTGCTAATCATAACTTTAATTGGTCTGTAAAACATGCAGTATTCGCAAAGGCGGATGCGAATTCTTGCAACACCTGTCACAGCCCCAGGTTCTGCGAAGATTGCCATAAGAGAAGAGATCTTCCCACCCTGAGGGTTCACGACAGGAATTTTAGGTTTATCCATGGCATCGAAGCCAGGGCAAATCCGAGAGAATGTGGAAACTGTCACGAGCTCAAGTCCTTTTGTGACCAGTGCCATATAAGGGGCGGGTATGACAGGTAA
- a CDS encoding cytochrome c, which produces MRHVLVFIIGMAILMTSSMGNRFAQGEEGSVEKGKEVYTAKKCGLCHTVDGSGGKKGGDLSDIGDKKDAEWLTKYMKDPKSLIPEAKMPAFRGTDEELQNLVAYLTSLKKAN; this is translated from the coding sequence ATGAGACATGTATTAGTTTTTATCATTGGAATGGCCATTTTGATGACTTCCAGCATGGGCAATCGTTTTGCTCAGGGTGAGGAAGGATCGGTAGAAAAGGGCAAAGAGGTGTATACTGCAAAAAAGTGTGGCCTATGTCATACCGTAGATGGTAGTGGTGGTAAGAAAGGGGGAGACCTCTCTGATATAGGCGATAAAAAGGATGCCGAGTGGTTGACAAAATATATGAAAGATCCAAAATCTCTTATACCTGAAGCCAAGATGCCTGCTTTCAGAGGGACTGATGAAGAACTACAGAATTTGGTAGCATATTTGACGAGCCTGAAGAAGGCTAATTAA
- a CDS encoding ATP-binding protein, whose amino-acid sequence MHKTFVIDMRISIAAKLMLGFLVLLLPAALILGGFSYYSIRKLIGINKQLEEITTSLDATRELNIAVANLVIPVNEYTINGDINARDHFDRLLNSVDTKLNTCANSSCHFASNEPREMANSILLGVSNIKEVAQGLFGLDDLSRNSHGSNAVKEINDILYFLSARLNFMSRALIERVQLLKTQSYEEGRKTLRYLFVFSLSVMAMSVSVAYIISRKIANPIRSLLQGTKHIIKGNLDCHVNVAQRDEVGELAESFNSMIDEIKGYRERVELYRQGLEEKVKERTEELMRKDENLRQSEKLASIGLLASGVAHELNNPLTSILMSVGLLMEDVKASSDLYNELEKINEDTNRCIQIINELLDFSRHSIPDKIPCNINSLLGESLNMLRHSVDLEKIVVNDDFSSNLPPVYCDPDQMQRVFMNTITNAVQAMHGDGILTLKTYLNGNFVNICVRDNGPGIPQRMRQKVFDPFFTTKRGGSGLGLSISHRIIHDHGGRIEIYSATIDEPKDEAGIQITGTGVEILIPIEG is encoded by the coding sequence TTGCACAAAACCTTCGTAATAGACATGAGGATAAGTATAGCCGCAAAACTGATGCTAGGCTTTTTAGTTCTTTTACTGCCGGCAGCTCTCATCTTGGGAGGATTCAGCTATTACTCAATTCGCAAGCTCATAGGAATAAATAAGCAGCTGGAGGAAATTACCACCTCCCTTGATGCAACCAGGGAGTTAAACATAGCTGTTGCGAACCTCGTTATACCGGTGAACGAATATACTATTAATGGAGATATTAACGCTAGGGATCATTTTGACAGATTATTAAATAGCGTTGATACGAAACTAAACACCTGTGCTAATTCTTCCTGCCACTTCGCGTCGAATGAGCCAAGGGAAATGGCAAATAGCATTCTTCTCGGGGTAAGCAACATCAAGGAAGTCGCCCAAGGGCTCTTTGGTCTCGATGATCTGTCAAGGAACTCGCACGGTTCTAATGCAGTTAAAGAAATTAACGATATACTTTACTTTCTGAGTGCCCGTCTTAATTTTATGTCCCGGGCGCTGATTGAACGTGTACAGCTACTCAAGACCCAATCGTACGAGGAGGGCCGTAAGACTCTCCGCTATCTATTCGTTTTTTCTCTATCGGTCATGGCAATGTCTGTATCTGTGGCGTACATTATTTCCCGAAAAATAGCAAATCCTATCCGGAGTCTGCTCCAGGGAACTAAACATATTATCAAAGGCAACTTGGACTGTCATGTGAATGTTGCACAACGTGATGAGGTGGGAGAGCTTGCCGAATCGTTTAACTCGATGATTGATGAAATTAAGGGATACAGAGAACGGGTCGAACTTTACAGGCAAGGACTGGAAGAGAAGGTTAAGGAGAGAACCGAGGAACTGATGCGAAAGGATGAGAACTTACGTCAGTCCGAGAAGCTGGCCTCGATAGGACTTCTGGCCAGCGGAGTTGCCCATGAACTCAATAATCCATTGACGAGCATCCTTATGAGCGTTGGTCTCTTGATGGAAGATGTCAAAGCAAGCTCCGATCTTTACAATGAGCTTGAAAAAATAAATGAGGACACGAATAGATGCATACAGATAATCAATGAACTTCTTGATTTTTCGAGGCACAGTATCCCCGATAAGATCCCCTGTAATATAAATTCCCTTCTAGGGGAATCGCTCAATATGTTACGTCATAGTGTGGATTTAGAAAAAATCGTTGTAAACGATGATTTCTCAAGCAATCTTCCTCCGGTATATTGCGATCCGGACCAAATGCAACGGGTTTTCATGAACACAATCACCAACGCAGTTCAGGCAATGCACGGGGATGGGATCCTAACTCTCAAAACTTACCTGAATGGTAATTTTGTCAATATCTGTGTTCGAGATAACGGCCCGGGCATCCCACAAAGAATGAGACAAAAGGTCTTTGATCCATTTTTTACGACAAAGAGAGGGGGGTCGGGACTCGGGCTCTCGATCAGCCATAGAATTATCCATGACCATGGTGGGAGGATCGAAATTTATAGTGCTACAATCGATGAACCTAAAGACGAAGCTGGTATACAAATAACGGGAACGGGCGTAGAAATCCTTATCCCAATAGAGGGTTAA
- a CDS encoding sigma-54 dependent transcriptional regulator, translating to MSNKEESKGRILVVDDEQNICESIKKTLERSGYSVSASQDGYEALKMVGTDGYDMVICDIRMPELDGLQILDQIKEINPRIVVCMITGYASIDTAITSMRHGAIDYITKPFKPDQIRFIVNRAFQQKKLGDESINLRHELGNFYGQDVVIGNSKKMHEVFDLALKVSETDSSVLILGESGTGKEVLARIIHFKSLRSNNSFVTVNCAAIPETLLESELFGHKKGAFTGAIYTKKGSFELADGGTLFLDEISEMKKDMQAKILRALEAKKIKRVGSEDEISVDVRVVAATNKEITQEVREGNFRDDLYYRLNVVQIKIPPLREQKEDIPIFARHFLKKYSEELKKNIFDFSEGAMARIIDYDWPGNIRELKNAIERAVIFAEINGLIRSHHLPQHILEGTEIPPAEREKEAKREPVDKGFRTLKEVEDGYIKEVLRYCGGNRIKAAEILGISPVTIWRKCGK from the coding sequence ATGAGCAATAAAGAAGAGAGCAAAGGACGTATTCTGGTGGTTGACGATGAGCAGAATATCTGTGAGTCCATAAAAAAGACACTTGAGCGAAGTGGTTATTCAGTCAGTGCCTCTCAAGATGGATATGAAGCGCTAAAAATGGTCGGCACAGATGGCTACGATATGGTTATCTGCGACATCCGAATGCCGGAGCTAGATGGACTTCAGATATTAGACCAAATTAAGGAGATTAATCCTCGAATTGTTGTCTGTATGATTACCGGATACGCTTCGATCGATACGGCAATTACCTCTATGAGGCATGGAGCCATAGATTATATTACAAAGCCCTTTAAACCGGATCAGATCCGTTTCATTGTCAATAGAGCTTTTCAACAGAAGAAACTGGGAGATGAAAGCATAAATCTTAGACATGAACTGGGGAACTTCTACGGACAGGATGTGGTCATCGGGAATAGCAAGAAAATGCATGAAGTGTTTGACCTTGCTCTCAAGGTATCTGAGACAGATTCCAGCGTGTTAATTTTAGGAGAAAGCGGCACAGGGAAAGAGGTTCTTGCACGAATCATTCACTTTAAAAGCCTCCGAAGTAACAACTCCTTCGTCACGGTGAATTGTGCCGCCATACCGGAGACACTTCTGGAAAGCGAGCTCTTCGGTCATAAGAAGGGCGCCTTTACCGGAGCAATCTATACTAAGAAGGGTAGTTTTGAACTGGCGGATGGAGGGACTCTTTTCTTGGATGAGATCAGCGAGATGAAAAAGGATATGCAGGCTAAGATTCTTCGCGCACTAGAGGCAAAGAAAATAAAGAGAGTGGGGTCAGAAGATGAAATTAGCGTGGATGTAAGAGTAGTTGCCGCCACTAATAAAGAGATTACACAGGAGGTCAGAGAGGGCAATTTCCGTGATGACCTATATTATCGCCTGAACGTCGTACAGATAAAAATTCCGCCCTTACGCGAACAAAAAGAAGACATTCCCATTTTTGCCAGGCACTTTCTTAAGAAGTATTCAGAGGAGCTGAAAAAAAACATTTTTGATTTTTCTGAAGGGGCAATGGCTCGCATCATCGATTATGATTGGCCCGGCAACATAAGAGAGCTCAAGAATGCAATTGAGCGTGCGGTAATATTCGCAGAAATAAATGGCCTTATCCGGAGCCATCACCTACCTCAACACATTCTTGAGGGAACTGAAATCCCACCCGCTGAGAGAGAAAAGGAGGCAAAAAGGGAACCGGTAGACAAAGGGTTCCGGACATTGAAGGAAGTTGAGGATGGCTATATAAAGGAGGTTCTAAGATACTGCGGCGGAAACAGAATTAAGGCCGCAGAGATCCTTGGAATCTCCCCAGTCACGATATGGCGAAAGTGTGGTAAATAA